In Halorhabdus tiamatea SARL4B, a genomic segment contains:
- a CDS encoding type II toxin-antitoxin system VapC family toxin, with product MRLLADVNALAIQLLEDHPGHPYVTEHLVPALRGEHTLLTFGYLPLRVQWVLEDLDVPTVEARNAVTSLLQYPMETVRIDPALLLEAYEISAEKNHDVYDCFYLAVAREADADRLLTTDRDFEALCADEPFEYTNPVPEDVLEEFHRI from the coding sequence ATGCGACTCCTGGCTGACGTCAACGCGTTGGCAATCCAGTTGCTGGAGGACCATCCCGGGCATCCGTACGTCACAGAGCACCTCGTCCCCGCCCTCCGGGGCGAGCACACGCTTTTGACCTTCGGCTACTTGCCGCTCCGTGTCCAGTGGGTACTCGAGGATCTCGACGTCCCGACCGTCGAGGCGCGCAACGCCGTCACGTCACTGTTACAGTATCCGATGGAGACCGTTCGGATCGATCCGGCGCTCCTCCTCGAAGCTTACGAGATCAGTGCCGAGAAAAACCACGATGTCTACGACTGTTTTTATCTTGCCGTGGCGCGTGAAGCGGACGCCGATCGACTGCTCACGACCGATCGCGACTTCGAAGCGCTCTGTGCGGACGAACCGTTCGAGTACACCAACCCCGTCCCCGAAGACGTACTCGAGGAATTCCACCGGATCTGA
- a CDS encoding AbrB/MazE/SpoVT family DNA-binding domain-containing protein has protein sequence MSRPEESVPEETYGVAEINDRGRLTIPKELRDALQIEGGTEFKVVREGGDIRLVRRLPELQTVSSGRDRDEWGEDTFRDTGEATFGGR, from the coding sequence ATGAGCCGTCCGGAGGAGTCCGTTCCCGAAGAGACGTACGGGGTGGCAGAGATAAACGACCGTGGGCGATTGACGATCCCCAAGGAGTTGCGAGATGCACTACAGATTGAGGGGGGGACGGAGTTCAAAGTCGTCCGGGAGGGTGGGGACATCCGGCTGGTTCGGCGGCTTCCGGAATTACAGACTGTCTCCTCGGGGAGAGACAGGGACGAGTGGGGAGAAGACACGTTTCGCGATACGGGCGAGGCGACCTTTGGAGGGCGATAG
- a CDS encoding IS200/IS605 family transposase, translated as MKRTNTFAVRPLTDDDEQVLRDLLDACAALWNEINYQRLMRYNDEDGFEGEDVWDADTGKLEGKYKGVLGASTAQTVRRANTEAWRGFFENKKAYHDESNTSVTEHPEPPGFRGNEDDGRVLKGVVRKDAYTVEWGDCSRLEMVVGKELRDRHNSPKSRLRLEIVGDPNWPDYEDQGRLELWYDETDSTFRASQPVTVSADTRDTPLADEKAALDIGANNLVACTTTTGEQYLYEGRELFQRFRETTREIARLQSKLKENRYTSKRIRRLYRKRTRRRDHAQEALCRDLLERLYAEGVDTVYVGGLTDVLETHWSVKVNAKTHNFWAFKQFTERLACTAEEYGISVEVRSEAWTSQECPQCGGTDRTTRHQDTLTCPCGFEGHADLTASETFLRRQTEQAVRPMARPVRFEWDDHNWSEPQHSPARESPKEQRTDPSTVHRDGNIASGES; from the coding sequence GTGAAGCGCACCAACACGTTCGCCGTGCGACCGCTCACCGACGACGATGAGCAGGTGCTACGCGACCTGTTGGACGCTTGTGCTGCTCTCTGGAACGAAATCAATTACCAGCGCCTCATGCGCTACAACGACGAAGACGGCTTCGAGGGCGAAGATGTGTGGGACGCCGATACCGGCAAGCTCGAAGGCAAATACAAAGGCGTTCTCGGCGCGTCCACCGCTCAAACGGTCCGGCGAGCAAACACCGAAGCGTGGCGCGGGTTCTTCGAGAACAAGAAGGCGTACCACGACGAATCGAACACGTCGGTCACGGAACACCCCGAACCGCCGGGCTTCCGTGGCAACGAGGACGACGGACGTGTTCTCAAAGGCGTCGTCCGAAAGGACGCCTACACCGTTGAATGGGGCGACTGCTCCAGGCTTGAGATGGTTGTCGGCAAAGAACTCCGTGACAGGCACAACAGCCCGAAAAGCCGTCTCCGGTTGGAAATCGTTGGCGACCCGAACTGGCCTGACTACGAAGACCAAGGCCGACTAGAACTGTGGTACGACGAGACTGATAGCACTTTCAGAGCTTCGCAACCCGTGACGGTTTCTGCCGATACACGGGACACTCCACTGGCCGACGAAAAGGCCGCTCTGGACATTGGTGCAAACAATCTCGTCGCCTGTACCACCACGACTGGCGAGCAATACCTGTACGAAGGCCGTGAGTTGTTCCAGCGATTCCGTGAGACGACACGAGAAATCGCCCGGTTACAGTCCAAGCTCAAAGAAAACAGGTACACTAGCAAGCGTATCCGGCGGCTGTACCGAAAGCGAACCCGTCGCCGCGACCACGCCCAAGAAGCACTGTGTCGTGATCTGCTCGAACGACTGTACGCCGAGGGCGTGGACACGGTGTATGTCGGTGGCTTGACTGACGTACTCGAAACGCACTGGTCGGTCAAGGTGAACGCGAAGACCCACAACTTTTGGGCGTTCAAGCAATTCACCGAGCGACTGGCGTGTACCGCTGAAGAATACGGCATCTCGGTGGAAGTTCGGTCGGAAGCGTGGACCAGCCAAGAGTGCCCACAGTGTGGCGGCACAGACCGAACGACACGGCATCAGGACACGCTCACCTGCCCGTGTGGATTCGAGGGTCACGCCGACCTCACAGCTTCAGAGACATTCCTGAGACGGCAGACAGAACAGGCAGTCAGGCCGATGGCACGGCCCGTGCGGTTCGAGTGGGACGACCACAACTGGTCGGAGCCACAACACTCTCCCGCGAGGGAAAGTCCCAAAGAACAGCGCACAGACCCGAGTACCGTCCACCGCGACGGGAATATTGCCTCCGGCGAGTCTTAG
- a CDS encoding DUF7342 family protein yields the protein MAEFEPAPSETALADEREHWTESHDTRHRIRSVVMGLRKPATAAEIADRAACSTNAARKHLSELLDMGVVREAAGSDGTRYVRNEAYVRWRRANELATTHTVDALLDTLEELQHRDEQFRAQFDAPVPEDIELPEEATHAELEERLEAVSEWATIRESIDRHREALRIARTEDGRLTA from the coding sequence ATGGCCGAGTTCGAACCCGCCCCGTCCGAGACGGCCCTCGCCGACGAGCGAGAGCACTGGACCGAATCACATGATACACGACACCGGATTCGATCCGTCGTCATGGGGCTTCGAAAACCGGCCACGGCCGCGGAGATCGCCGATCGGGCGGCCTGTTCGACCAACGCCGCTCGCAAGCACCTCTCGGAGCTCCTCGATATGGGAGTCGTTCGTGAGGCGGCGGGAAGCGACGGCACCCGGTACGTTCGAAACGAGGCGTACGTCAGGTGGCGACGGGCGAACGAGCTCGCGACGACTCACACGGTCGATGCGCTGCTGGACACGCTCGAAGAGCTACAGCATCGTGACGAACAGTTCCGGGCGCAGTTCGACGCACCGGTCCCCGAAGACATCGAACTCCCGGAGGAGGCGACCCATGCCGAACTCGAAGAGCGGCTCGAGGCGGTCTCGGAGTGGGCGACAATCCGAGAATCGATCGACCGTCACCGGGAGGCACTCCGGATCGCCCGCACGGAAGACGGACGGCTCACTGCCTGA